A region of Mastacembelus armatus unplaced genomic scaffold, fMasArm1.2, whole genome shotgun sequence DNA encodes the following proteins:
- the LOC113121325 gene encoding low choriolytic enzyme-like isoform X2: MILQTAVLSALLCSVHSFTIQGPFEKNAEHSGNTIEDDDFSVSTLIEKANANLGKNLDEPLVIFGDIAVPTILRNADPCTARGCLWPKSSDGNVYVPYRISEEYSQRERDTIVRGLESFAEVTCIRFTPLRRQRDFVDIQSLSGCFSFVGRRGRSQTVSLSRQGCVFKSVIQHELLHALGFNHEQTRSDRDEHVRILLENVIPGMEHNFRKIETRNLGTPYDYNSVMHYGRNREPTIIPIPDNNVAIGRAEEMSPVDILRVNRLYQCNTTASSRGLKPMERKQRNQFFYY, from the exons ATGATCCTCCAGACTGCTGTGCTCAGTGCGCTCCTGTGCTCCGTCCATAGTTTCACTATACAG GGGCCTTTTGAAAAGAATGCTGAACACTCTG GCAACACCATTGAAGATGATGATTTCAGTGTCTCCACCCTGATAGAGAAGGCAAATGCTAATCTTG GAAAGAACCTGGATGAGCCTTTGGTGATATTTGGAGACATAGCAGTGCCAACAATTCTACGGAACGCAGATCCCTGCACAGCACGAGGCTGCCTGTGGCCTAAATCCTCCGACGGCAACGTCTATGTACCATACCGCATCTCCGAGGAGTACT cccaaagagagagagataccaTAGTCCGAGGTCTGGAGTCTTTTGCTGAGGTCACCTGCATCCGATTCACCCCCTTGAGAAGACAGAGGGACTTTGTGGACATCCAGTCTCTCTCAGG GTGTTTCTCCTTTGTTGGGCGTCGTGGTAGAAGCCAGACAGTGTCTTTGAGTCGTCAGGGCTGTGTCTTCAAGTCAGTCATTCAACATGAGCTGCTCCATGCCCTGGGCTTCAACCATGAACAGACCCGGTCTGACAGGGATGAGCATGTTCGCATCCTACTGGAGAACGTTATTCCTG GGATGGAGCATAATTTCAGGAAGATAGAAACAAGGAACCTGGGCACTCCCTATGACTACAACTCTGTCATGCACTATGGAAG GAACAGGGAGCCAACCATTATTCCCATTCCTGACAACAACGTAGCTATTGGCAGGGCTGAGGAAATGAGCCCTGTTGACATCCTCCGGGTGAACCGCCTTTACCAATGCA ATACAACTGCCTCCAGCCGTGGCCTGAAGCCGATGGAAAGGAAGCAAAGAAACCAATTCTTCTATTATTGA
- the LOC113121325 gene encoding low choriolytic enzyme-like isoform X3 encodes MILQTAVLSALLCSVHSFTIQGPFEKNAEHSGNTIEDDDFSVSTLIEKANANLGKNLDEPLVIFGDIAVPTILRNADPCTARGCLWPKSSDGNVYVPYRISEEYSQRERDTIVRGLESFAEVTCIRFTPLRRQRDFVDIQSLSGCFSFVGRRGRSQTVSLSRQGCVFKSVIQHELLHALGFNHEQTRSDRDEHVRILLENVIPGMEHNFRKIETRNLGTPYDYNSVMHYGRFAFSRNREPTIIPIPDNNVAIGRAEEMSPVDILRVNRLYQCSMYLFTH; translated from the exons ATGATCCTCCAGACTGCTGTGCTCAGTGCGCTCCTGTGCTCCGTCCATAGTTTCACTATACAG GGGCCTTTTGAAAAGAATGCTGAACACTCTG GCAACACCATTGAAGATGATGATTTCAGTGTCTCCACCCTGATAGAGAAGGCAAATGCTAATCTTG GAAAGAACCTGGATGAGCCTTTGGTGATATTTGGAGACATAGCAGTGCCAACAATTCTACGGAACGCAGATCCCTGCACAGCACGAGGCTGCCTGTGGCCTAAATCCTCCGACGGCAACGTCTATGTACCATACCGCATCTCCGAGGAGTACT cccaaagagagagagataccaTAGTCCGAGGTCTGGAGTCTTTTGCTGAGGTCACCTGCATCCGATTCACCCCCTTGAGAAGACAGAGGGACTTTGTGGACATCCAGTCTCTCTCAGG GTGTTTCTCCTTTGTTGGGCGTCGTGGTAGAAGCCAGACAGTGTCTTTGAGTCGTCAGGGCTGTGTCTTCAAGTCAGTCATTCAACATGAGCTGCTCCATGCCCTGGGCTTCAACCATGAACAGACCCGGTCTGACAGGGATGAGCATGTTCGCATCCTACTGGAGAACGTTATTCCTG GGATGGAGCATAATTTCAGGAAGATAGAAACAAGGAACCTGGGCACTCCCTATGACTACAACTCTGTCATGCACTATGGAAG GTTTGCCTTCTCTAGGAACAGGGAGCCAACCATTATTCCCATTCCTGACAACAACGTAGCTATTGGCAGGGCTGAGGAAATGAGCCCTGTTGACATCCTCCGGGTGAACCGCCTTTACCAATGCAGTATGTACCTTTTTACACATTAA
- the LOC113121325 gene encoding low choriolytic enzyme-like isoform X1: protein MILQTAVLSALLCSVHSFTIQGPFEKNAEHSGNTIEDDDFSVSTLIEKANANLGKNLDEPLVIFGDIAVPTILRNADPCTARGCLWPKSSDGNVYVPYRISEEYSQRERDTIVRGLESFAEVTCIRFTPLRRQRDFVDIQSLSGCFSFVGRRGRSQTVSLSRQGCVFKSVIQHELLHALGFNHEQTRSDRDEHVRILLENVIPGMEHNFRKIETRNLGTPYDYNSVMHYGRFAFSRNREPTIIPIPDNNVAIGRAEEMSPVDILRVNRLYQCNTTASSRGLKPMERKQRNQFFYY, encoded by the exons ATGATCCTCCAGACTGCTGTGCTCAGTGCGCTCCTGTGCTCCGTCCATAGTTTCACTATACAG GGGCCTTTTGAAAAGAATGCTGAACACTCTG GCAACACCATTGAAGATGATGATTTCAGTGTCTCCACCCTGATAGAGAAGGCAAATGCTAATCTTG GAAAGAACCTGGATGAGCCTTTGGTGATATTTGGAGACATAGCAGTGCCAACAATTCTACGGAACGCAGATCCCTGCACAGCACGAGGCTGCCTGTGGCCTAAATCCTCCGACGGCAACGTCTATGTACCATACCGCATCTCCGAGGAGTACT cccaaagagagagagataccaTAGTCCGAGGTCTGGAGTCTTTTGCTGAGGTCACCTGCATCCGATTCACCCCCTTGAGAAGACAGAGGGACTTTGTGGACATCCAGTCTCTCTCAGG GTGTTTCTCCTTTGTTGGGCGTCGTGGTAGAAGCCAGACAGTGTCTTTGAGTCGTCAGGGCTGTGTCTTCAAGTCAGTCATTCAACATGAGCTGCTCCATGCCCTGGGCTTCAACCATGAACAGACCCGGTCTGACAGGGATGAGCATGTTCGCATCCTACTGGAGAACGTTATTCCTG GGATGGAGCATAATTTCAGGAAGATAGAAACAAGGAACCTGGGCACTCCCTATGACTACAACTCTGTCATGCACTATGGAAG GTTTGCCTTCTCTAGGAACAGGGAGCCAACCATTATTCCCATTCCTGACAACAACGTAGCTATTGGCAGGGCTGAGGAAATGAGCCCTGTTGACATCCTCCGGGTGAACCGCCTTTACCAATGCA ATACAACTGCCTCCAGCCGTGGCCTGAAGCCGATGGAAAGGAAGCAAAGAAACCAATTCTTCTATTATTGA